Sequence from the Fodinibius salicampi genome:
CAACTTCTTATATCGACAGGATACAGGAAGAAATAATCCAAAAAGTATACAAAAAATATTAGTTTAGTATAGATGAGTAATCGCGAGCCGACCATAATGGTAACGGATGATGAAAAAAGCATTCGTAATTCACTGCGGGAAATTCTCGAATTTGAGGATTATCGGGTTATTGAGGCAGAAAGTGGGGATCAAATATTCGAGATTTTATCTGATGAGTCGGTCGATTTGATGTTGCTGGATATCAAAATGAAAGGGATGGACGGGATAGAGGTCCTTACCAGGCTAAAAGAGGAGAATTACAGATTTCCGGTTATCATGATATCAGGACATGGTAATATTGAGATTGCCGTGGAGGCGACAAAGAAGGGGGCTTTTGATTTTATCCAAAAACCACCAGACTTGAATCGGCTTTTAGTGAGTGTGCGCAATGCTCTTGATCAGCAGCGGCTCTCCGAAGAAAATAGAAATATTCGTTCCCAGCTGCCGGAAGTCCCGGAAATTATTGGAGAAAGCCCTGCAATCAAGAAAATTAAGAAGACAATTGATAAGGTTGCGAAAACCAATTCAAGGGTATTGGTAACCGGCGAAAATGGAACGGGAAAAGAGCTTGTTGCCCGGTGGATACATGAAAAAAGTCAGCGCAGCAGCGGAGCATTTGTAGAAGTTAATTGTGCTGCTATTCCTACAGAATTGCTTGAAAGTGAACTTTTTGGCCACGAAAAAGGAGCTTTTACCGGTGCTCATGATCAACGAATCGGTAAATTTGAACAAGGGGACGGAGGAACCCTGTTTCTGGATGAAATTGGGGATATGAGTGCCGATGCCCAGGCTAAAGTTTTACGGGCATTACAGGAGAGCGCAATTATTCGCGTGGGAGGAAGCAAAAAAATATCCGTGGATGTACGGGTTATTGCTGCGACAAATAAAGATTTGATCGAAGAAATAGAGGCCGGAAACTTCAGAGAAGATTTGTACCACCGACTTAATGTCATTCCAATACATGTGCCGCCCCTGCGTAAAAGGCGCGAAGATATTCCTGCTCTTGCCAAACGGTGGCTAAACCATCTTGCTGAAGAGGATGTCTTGTTTTCAGCGGTATCTTTTTCCGATGAGGGACTTGAAGCGCTTAAACAACAGCATTGG
This genomic interval carries:
- a CDS encoding sigma-54-dependent transcriptional regulator; translation: MSNREPTIMVTDDEKSIRNSLREILEFEDYRVIEAESGDQIFEILSDESVDLMLLDIKMKGMDGIEVLTRLKEENYRFPVIMISGHGNIEIAVEATKKGAFDFIQKPPDLNRLLVSVRNALDQQRLSEENRNIRSQLPEVPEIIGESPAIKKIKKTIDKVAKTNSRVLVTGENGTGKELVARWIHEKSQRSSGAFVEVNCAAIPTELLESELFGHEKGAFTGAHDQRIGKFEQGDGGTLFLDEIGDMSADAQAKVLRALQESAIIRVGGSKKISVDVRVIAATNKDLIEEIEAGNFREDLYHRLNVIPIHVPPLRKRREDIPALAKRWLNHLAEEDVLFSAVSFSDEGLEALKQQHWSGNVRELQNAVERLGLLAEDDIIGAEDVESMTRTPKKKSDQTDDLLDQKTTFQGFKESAERLFLLRKLEENDWNISQTAEAIDIQRSHMYNKMKKYNIER